The following proteins are encoded in a genomic region of Sorangiineae bacterium MSr12523:
- a CDS encoding beta-lactamase family protein: protein MALAGLVIIGQVAACAKDTPPPASPLSSLEQRTHAGEFPNIHSVLVLQHGQTLAEWYFTGNDEERGRPLGTVKFDAATLHDVRSVTKSIVSLLFGIAVSEGAVKNLDAPVLEYFPEYADLHTPERMKIRVRDVLSMTSGLAWDEDTLPYTDPRNSEIAMDLAPDGNRYVLEQAIVTPPGETFRYSGGDVAIAATILARATQTPVEIYAEQKIWKPLEITQHVWLKNDKGVPFAASGLRLTPRDMGKIGQMMLAHGQWNGHQVVPAAWVDEATASHAQVGTDPKCGTRYGYFWWLSPGCTVTPTTPWYWANGNGGQRIWIIPSRDLVVVMTAGNYNVPNHSASASALLSAVLAAVPAP, encoded by the coding sequence ATGGCTCTAGCGGGCCTGGTAATCATTGGGCAGGTGGCGGCGTGTGCAAAGGATACGCCGCCTCCTGCGTCCCCCTTGTCCTCCCTGGAGCAGCGGACGCACGCGGGCGAGTTCCCGAACATTCATTCCGTGCTGGTGCTGCAGCATGGCCAGACCCTGGCCGAATGGTATTTCACCGGTAATGACGAAGAGCGTGGCCGCCCGCTGGGGACCGTGAAGTTCGACGCGGCAACGCTCCACGATGTACGCTCGGTCACCAAGAGCATCGTCTCACTTCTATTCGGAATTGCCGTTTCCGAGGGCGCGGTAAAAAACCTCGATGCGCCGGTACTCGAGTATTTCCCGGAGTATGCCGATTTGCACACCCCCGAGCGGATGAAGATCCGCGTGCGCGACGTGCTGTCCATGACCTCGGGGCTGGCGTGGGACGAAGACACCCTCCCCTATACCGACCCACGCAACAGCGAAATTGCCATGGATCTGGCCCCTGACGGCAACCGCTACGTCTTGGAACAGGCCATCGTGACCCCACCCGGCGAAACATTCCGCTACAGCGGGGGCGACGTCGCGATCGCCGCGACGATTTTGGCCCGGGCCACCCAGACGCCCGTGGAGATTTATGCCGAGCAAAAGATCTGGAAGCCTCTGGAGATTACCCAGCACGTCTGGCTGAAGAACGACAAGGGAGTGCCCTTTGCCGCCTCGGGCCTGCGGCTCACCCCGCGCGACATGGGAAAGATTGGCCAGATGATGCTGGCGCACGGCCAATGGAATGGCCACCAAGTGGTCCCTGCCGCGTGGGTCGATGAAGCCACCGCGAGCCACGCGCAAGTCGGGACGGATCCGAAATGCGGCACGCGTTATGGCTATTTCTGGTGGCTGTCGCCGGGTTGCACCGTCACCCCGACGACACCTTGGTACTGGGCCAATGGCAATGGCGGACAACGCATCTGGATCATTCCCTCACGCGATCTGGTGGTGGTCATGACCGCGGGCAATTACAACGTACCGAACCATAGTGCGTCCGCCTCGGCGTTGCTTTCCGCCGTACTGGCGGCCGTTCCCGCGCCCTAG